The genomic DNA TCCGAGCCCTGAAAGCTAAGGAACGGTTTGCACAATCGGCAGCAGGCATAGGCAACGACACTGTAGTGAGTATAATTAGTTTTCACACATCCTTACGTCggtaaaaaattgaaaacttatTCCATCCAGATAGTCTTCGATGATACGAGGAGGTCGCTGGGTCTTTATAGCTAGGGTTCCTTGGATTGGTCAACCTATAATTCAATGATTATAGTATGGTTTCATATTGATGTTTTTATTGTCAATGATAATTCATTTAAAACGGACTTGTAAACcttttcattaaaaatgaataGTTCAACTTGTAGAAAGGTTAGTTTCGTAGAAATATGCGTATGCACACATTTTTATCTATTCCACGGTGAACACCAAAAACAGTCGTTAAATGTAGACTTTTATGACTATAAAAAGTATTAGAATATTTAAAAAGCAATTCCTCCCAAATTGAATTCCGTTTATCCATTGCAGTACACTCATAACCAACAACGAATCGAGGCCCATCGAAGACATCAAAGTGATACTGGTGAATATGAGCCCTCCAATCCGGAAATCGAGGCTGCTCGACCTCAAACAGCGGGCGAAGAGGAACTCCAGCTCCaattggccttggccatgtCTCGCGAGGAAGCCGAGCAGGAGGAGAGCAAGACGAAGTCCGATGATATCAGACTTCAGCTTGCTCTTCAAAAGTCACGGGAAAACGAGTAAGTGTCAACTCAAAGCACACAAAGAAACCAGATTTAAATGTTAtattgttgcttttgttttagCGGCGAAAAGAAAACCTTGACCAGGCCTTCCAACGACTTGCTCGATCTTGACTTCGGCAATCCCATTGTTGAGAACATCTTCCCCTCGCAACCTCCACCTCCTACCAGAACCCAAGCTTCTCTGGATCCATGGGGAATGCCCGAGCGAAGTGGAGATTCCACCACGGATAGCAATGACGACCCGTGGGGTGGATCACAACAGCAGCAGCCAGCGTCTGATATGAAGGCTCTAACATTCAGTTCTGATAACGGCAATAACGATCCTTGGTCCCCGGTTCAGCCACCGCAAGCTCGTCTCTCGCCCATGCCACCAGGTTTTGGCAACAATAATGGGCAATCTGTACCATTTGCATCGACTTCACCCACTATGTTGGCGAGTGGAGACGGACACGGACGTTTTCCGCCCGCCTCTGCCAAAAGCCCGTCAAGTAAGACTAAATTTGGTTGGTGGTTTGAAAGGGAATGTCTTAAACTTCTATCTCGgggtctttttcttcatttcagatAATGATCCTTGGTCGACGGTGAAGAATGACAATAATGGTCACGAACCTGAGTCCATTGATCCTTTCTCTCCCCAAGCTCAGAGCCAATTGGAAGAATTTGACATGTTCCGGTCGGAAATCGAAACAATAGGCCCAGACGGAGGAATGGATTCTGCTTTCGGAGGAACTGAGTCGAAAAGAGGTAATGGATAAGTCTTCTAATTTCATCCGTCATTGATAGAAATTGATAtttaactttgattttattaaaAGGTGTGACGTCTCCAAATCCATTTGATATGGGTGGTTTGTCAGCAGAACTAGGGTCTAGCCCCATCCCTCCTGGTACATCATGTTCGTCCAAGGCGACTGGAACGAAGCCGAAAATTGTGCAATCCCTCCTTGGCGAGCACTCCAACCTTGTTAATCTCGATAATTTGGTTTCTACAATTAAT from Tigriopus californicus strain San Diego chromosome 1, Tcal_SD_v2.1, whole genome shotgun sequence includes the following:
- the LOC131884638 gene encoding epsin-1-like isoform X1 → MNMAMNRLRRSIRRRRHQSPQPRGQLAVNTPGPTALIFNSVRDPTPERVVVPKDTLEMAVNISGLRRNIKNVAHNYTDAQVKVREATSNDPWGPSSTMMSEIADLTYNVVAFSEIMQMVWKRLNDHGKNWRHVYKSLVLLEYLIKTGSEKVAQQCKENIFAIQTLKDFQYLDDNKDQGINVREKAKALVALLKDDERLRNERVRALKAKERFAQSAAGIGNDTVYTHNQQRIEAHRRHQSDTGEYEPSNPEIEAARPQTAGEEELQLQLALAMSREEAEQEESKTKSDDIRLQLALQKSRENDGEKKTLTRPSNDLLDLDFGNPIVENIFPSQPPPPTRTQASLDPWGMPERSGDSTTDSNDDPWGGSQQQQPASDMKALTFSSDNGNNDPWSPVQPPQARLSPMPPGFGNNNGQSVPFASTSPTMLASGDGHGRFPPASAKSPSNNDPWSTVKNDNNGHEPESIDPFSPQAQSQLEEFDMFRSEIETIGPDGGMDSAFGGTESKRGVTSPNPFDMGGLSAELGSSPIPPGTSCSSKATGTKPKIVQSLLGEHSNLVNLDNLVSTINSTTARNPFETNPPNPFQAKVQKPPMNALMQQNYAGSNNWNQHQQSTQQTRDSAFDPFM
- the LOC131884638 gene encoding epsin-1-like isoform X2 gives rise to the protein MAVNISGLRRNIKNVAHNYTDAQVKVREATSNDPWGPSSTMMSEIADLTYNVVAFSEIMQMVWKRLNDHGKNWRHVYKSLVLLEYLIKTGSEKVAQQCKENIFAIQTLKDFQYLDDNKDQGINVREKAKALVALLKDDERLRNERVRALKAKERFAQSAAGIGNDTVYTHNQQRIEAHRRHQSDTGEYEPSNPEIEAARPQTAGEEELQLQLALAMSREEAEQEESKTKSDDIRLQLALQKSRENDGEKKTLTRPSNDLLDLDFGNPIVENIFPSQPPPPTRTQASLDPWGMPERSGDSTTDSNDDPWGGSQQQQPASDMKALTFSSDNGNNDPWSPVQPPQARLSPMPPGFGNNNGQSVPFASTSPTMLASGDGHGRFPPASAKSPSNNDPWSTVKNDNNGHEPESIDPFSPQAQSQLEEFDMFRSEIETIGPDGGMDSAFGGTESKRGVTSPNPFDMGGLSAELGSSPIPPGTSCSSKATGTKPKIVQSLLGEHSNLVNLDNLVSTINSTTARNPFETNPPNPFQAKVQKPPMNALMQQNYAGSNNWNQHQQSTQQTRDSAFDPFM